The stretch of DNA aatctgtggcgcttgggaaacgtgcatcagcgcgataagtaacaaatgaggatagcgatccttgaaacagcatcccaagcgccacagatttagcttaaacgactgaaaaatcaaatatctgtaATTTTCGGTAGGATACATGAacaatcggtagttttagggcggtcatctgtgaatcggtaggcatatgaaaaatcggtaggaatacagataaatcggtatttctggtcactctgtaTGCAGCGCACAACACGAAAACAACTCGTAGCGCCCGCGTCCTACCGATTGTGTATTTCCACTTTTCTTCCATTTGTGCTCCAATCCAATCTTCTTTCGCATCCAAAATGGGCGACAACTTCGGCATTCACCGTGGGCAGGGCAAGAAGGTGTCCGAAATGGTGGAAGACCGCACCCAGGGACAGGTTTTGAGCGACTTCATGATGCAGCTGGAGGACTACACGCCGACGGTAAGGCGGTGGGAACTGGTTCCCCGAAACGGGACTGCTctcaatgatgatgatacggATGATTCATTTCGACACGTTTTTCCGCTTTCCAGATTCCCGATGCAGTCACCTCCTTCTATCTAAACTCGGCCGGCTTCGAGGGTGCCGATCCCCGAATGTAGGTGACCGATCGCTGAACTCGATGGCGAACACTGTTAATTAACCATTTCCCTTTGTTGTTATGCTCTTTCTGTTCGTTTGCAGCGTCCGGTTGATTTCGATTGCGGCCCAAAAGTTTGTGTCGGATGTTGCCAACGATGCGCTGCAGCACTGCAAAACGCGCACGAACAGTGCACCGAGCTCCGGCCACGGTTCGTCCAAAAACCAGAACCAGAAATCGTCCAAAGATCGCAAGTACACGCTCACGATGGAAGATTTGCAGCCGGCACTGAACGATTACGGCATAACTGTTCGCAAAGCGCACTATTTCGTCTAGACGGGGAAGGAGGTttagggtgtgtgtgtctgtgtgtgcgtgcaaatTGCAACTGGAGGGGGAAGGTTGTGCATGTTGGAAAGAGGAGTGGGAATTACACggaaaaaaatgtatctttATAATATccttttaaaagaaaaatggtaaaatgcTAACGAATTCTTCAATTTGATGtaaatttgatgaaaaataaataataaagtgATTTTCCATTAACTAAGGGTATGTAAGGTTTCGCTGGTTTTCTTCCCAAGCTCTAATCGATTGGTCCTGTTCCGTGGTCCTCATCGGATCAATCATTTCGAAGCTTGGCCTTCTCTTTCCTATTTATTCCTCAATCCATAGCCTACTTACCATACAATAGTACATATCAAACATCTTACCAATTAGTGCAGCAACATGACTACCATACAAGGGACAACTGTTCTACTTTTCTTTCCATTCTCACCAACAAACAACGAGCGCAtggtattccttttttttgtttacttcataattgtaattttattttgtgtcTCAAATTAATCATCTGATTTTCCGTTTCCACTTGTGGCTGTGGCTTTGCTGGAAAACAGTTTTTTCCCTCGTTGAAGATGAATATagttttcacattttttgttttgttttgctgagaAAATTTAATAACCCACTTGCCTACCCCCACCCACCAAACAGAACACTCCAGTTGTGAGTTATTTGCAAattattccccccccccctttcaaCTAAATCGTCCAatcttaaacacacacacacataaacacaaacgTCGCCCACATATGTGTCTCTCACTTCACAGCAGCAATTTTGAAAACCACCCGGCAGTTAAATCAATAAAGTGAAAACAATagtatttttgaattattttagtTTCTCTCCCATTAATGTCAGTAAAGTAGAATAAGTAGTacttgtagtagtagtagtagtagtattttgtgttgtttgtgtgataATTAGTAGTAAAAGTCGTATGATTAAAGGTCCTATCAACCAATGTGCGATTTCTTTAATTGCTCTGTCGTCCTCTTAGTTTCTTCTCCTGTTTCGtcttgttgtgtgttgtgtattgTTGAAGCGTATTCGTTAGTATTTCTGTTTGCTGTTTCGCTTAAGCTAGTTTCAACATTGATTTCCGTTgcatttattaaatttcactTTAACGCACGTGTCTTATTAcatttctctttctctgtttcaTTCTCTGTTTCACGGAGTGTCTGTGTCTACAAAACTGGTTTTTTCTCCATCGACCTGTTGCGCTCGTGTTGTGCTGCCAAATGATAGCTAGGGAAGGTGGTGGTGTATGGATAATTATACCGGATGGTGTGTGGGTGGTACACATTTTCTTCGAGTTTTTAACACATTCTGTAACATTTTACTGTTtcattttctccttttttacACCTTTCTACACGctgtctgtctctctttcaATCTATTGAAGCAAAGAAAGTTGAAGTAAACCGGCTGTGGGCAATGTTAATATGTTGtaagtctgtgtgtgtttcaattaaatttcagcatctttccccttttccccttttctcTATTCTCTTATTGAGTGCTAAAATGAGCTCTAattaatatatatttatatatatatgaaaAGATCTAATACATATccatttcttttgttttgtttttcttcttctgcttcgtAACACATATTATGCTCGCCTGTCGTGATTTTTTcaatctcgctctctctattTCCCTCCCTTTATGATCcccctttctctctgtctctctctctactcAACCATATGTGTGTAcatgcgtgtgagtgtgcgtgtgtgtgtttccctgTTTCCAATTGCTTTCCCACCCCTTTGTTCTCCCTTGCATTCGTTCCCTCGATCCGAATATGCCCGCGTTTCTCCTCCCTGTAccgtttattattattattactattttcgtattatttcaattccctcccatacatacacacacacacacaccacatacacacacacatgcccacCCCGCCTATATAAGGTGTCATAATTGTAATCTACTATGTTTAAGCCCAGATCCCAGATTTGAAATTCTATCACTTTCAGCACGTACACCACTGCACCCGCGTGCCGTTCATTTTTCACccttatttgtttgtttgtatgattttCTTCTTTACTTTTTTCCTAATAATTATAAACAGGGATatatgtaaatgtgtgtgtgatttttgtttgtgtgtgtgtgtgtatataagtatgtatatgtatagAATCGTAATCATAGTTAATAATGATAGTATTATCTTTCACCTTCCACAAATTGCAACTTTGCATTGTGTTAGAGCTGAggcttttttatctttttgcttcatcctttttgtgtgtttgtgtgtcgggCAATGGGGAGGACAGCACAATACAGGATTTTCCAGTTGTTcacatagttgtgggacactttcttgactctttcttattgggaaatgaacttcatataatggaaattggactctatggcaacCGTTTTAGACAGGCCTTAGacattcctattggatttgtccttCAAGTGTACTATAGAgttcaattcccattacattaagtccATTTCACTTAAGAAAgaatcaataaagtgtcccaaagaggcgaatgaggccaattggctcaaagtctctgtAAAAATAAAGTGTACCACAGCTATGAGCACTCCTAGACCCTGTAAGAAAATGGATATTGTGGTTTTCTACTGTTACTGATAAAATAATTGcgctgttttgccattttttttttcagttgcaGCAACCCGACCAGAGTGTGTATTTTGACACAACCCAGCAACAACGCAACAGGAGCATGCacaccttctctctctctctcacacacacgcacacatagacACTAA from Anopheles merus strain MAF unplaced genomic scaffold, AmerM5.1 LNR4000881, whole genome shotgun sequence encodes:
- the LOC121603143 gene encoding transcription initiation factor TFIID subunit 10-like produces the protein MGDNFGIHRGQGKKVSEMVEDRTQGQVLSDFMMQLEDYTPTIPDAVTSFYLNSAGFEGADPRIVRLISIAAQKFVSDVANDALQHCKTRTNSAPSSGHGSSKNQNQKSSKDRKYTLTMEDLQPALNDYGITVRKAHYFV